The following proteins are co-located in the Solanum pennellii chromosome 1, SPENNV200 genome:
- the LOC107031104 gene encoding F-box protein CPR30-like (The RefSeq protein has 7 substitutions compared to this genomic sequence) yields MMNGTIKKLSEDVEIYIFFKLPMKSIMRFKCVTKTWCNLIQSFSFINLHHNYTSSKKDEFILFKRSLKEQNVFTNPLSFLRTPNGDDDLDYITRDLEVPYLSTGYGSIFHQFNGQCHGLIVLTDYVNFVILNPATRNYRLLPKSPFVCHRGFYRAIGGVGFVYDAIQRTYKVVRISEISGEEPFNDPSVVDWIGEVYDFSVDSWRNLPFGEEEFPWPYNCPFAEMYYKGVFHWYAHRNLVAILCFDSSTEVFRIMQVPEMCSLYDEKVHCLTILDECLTFICYPDPRRVSSPVQEITDIWIMKEYNVNDSWIKKFTIRCPPIESPLAIWNDSLLLLQDKRGIVISYNLNSDKVEDYKLHGYPGSLRIIVYKESLMSIPKGSTQVENY; encoded by the coding sequence ATGATGAATGGAACAATTAAGAAATTATCAGAAGATGTGgagatttatatatttttcaagctCCCAATGAAATCTATTATGCGATTCAAATGTGTTACTAAAACTTGGTGCATTCTCATACAATCGTTTAGtttcatcaatcttcatcataaCTACACCTCTTCAAAAAAAGACGAATTCATTCTATTTAAACGATCATTGAAAGAACAAAATGTATTTACAAATCCTTTATCTTTTCTCCGAACTCCTAATGGTGATGATGATCTTGATTATATTACTCGTGATCTAGAGGTGCCATATCTGTCCACCGGTTATGGTAGTATCTTTCATCAATTCAACGGTCCTTGCCATGGTTTGATTGTTTTAACAGATTACGTAAACTTTGTTATATTAAATCCAGCTACAAGAATCTATCGGCTTCTCCCAAAAAGTCCTTTTGTTTGCCCTCGTGGTTTCTATCGTGCCATTGGAGGTGTTGGATTTGTTTATGACGCGATCCAAAGGACCTATAAGGTAGTTAGAATTTCAGAAATTTCAGGGGAAGAACCATTCAATGACCCTAGTGTGGTGGATTGGATAGGGGAGGTTTATGATTTTAGCGTTGATTCGTGGAGAAATCTACCGTTTGGGGAAGAAGAGTTTCCTTGGCCTTATAACTGCCCTTTTGCGGAAATGTATTACAAGGGCGTTTTCAATTGGTATGCCCATAGAAATTTGGTGGCAATTCTTTGTTTTGATTCTAGCACTGAAGTTTTTCGCATAATGCAAGTGCCTGAAATGTGTTCCTTGTATGACGAGAAGGTTCATTGCCTCACGATCTTAGATGAGTGTTTAACATTTATTTGCTACCCTGACCCGCGAAGGGTAAGTAGTCCAGTACAAGAAATAACTGATATTTGGATAATGAAAGAGTATAATGTGAACGACTCTTGGATTAAGAAATTTACAATAAGATGTCCACCTATTGAATCCCCGTTGGCTATTTGGAACGATAGTTTATTGCTTCTTCAAGATAAAAGGGGAATTGTGATTTCATATAATCTAAACTCTGACAAAGTGGAGGAATATAAATTACATGGTTATCCAGGGAGTTTGAGAATTATAGTTTATAGAGAGAGCTTGATGTCAATCCCTAAAGGTAGCACACAAGTTGAAAATTATTAG
- the LOC107008220 gene encoding pentatricopeptide repeat-containing protein At3g06430, chloroplastic-like isoform X2 has translation MTSGSFTLSSSSSLFPSSTSIGGCRRIITGVGLYRLCSAVAATTSSSRIAFERKKHWKEGEYPGFSEVSVSHLNNKKGRRTPINKKIDRKNTANPWVNTVPEALSDCIDKKQWQQALQVFEMLKKQPFYQPKEGTYMRLLVLLGRCGQPGQAQQLFDSMIEEGLEPTPELYTALIGAYCRSNILDKAFSLLNAMIDLPHCQPDVYTYSILIKACVDASRFDLVESLYEQMADRSIVPNTVTQNIVLSGYGRAGKYAEMEKVLVGMLESADSKPDEWTMNTILSIFCNKGLIVMMERWYEKFCNFGIEPETRTFNILIGAYGKRKMYDKMSSVMEYMRKLSFPWTTSTYNNVIEAFSDAGEAKHMEYTFDQMRAEGMKADTKTFCCLVRGYANAGLFHKAEDVMEMERVFKRMKDKQCQPDLMTYSTMIDAYQKEGMTDKVYDLEQEKLMMVAIHSNDSHNDEKKLELLPT, from the exons ATGACGAGTGGTTCCTTTACtttatcttcctcttcttcGCTTTTCCCCTCCTCGACTTCTATTGGTGGTTGCCGTCGTATCATAACCGGCGTCGGCCTCTACCGCCTTTGCAGCGCTGTGGCCGCCACAACCTCTTCTTCTAGGATTGCATTTGAGAGGAAGAAACATTGGAAAGAAGGTGAATACCCAGGTTTCTCTGAAGTTTCCGTTTCGCACCTGAACAACAAGAAGGGGAGGAGGACCcctattaacaaaaaaatagataGAAAGAATACCGCCAATCCTTGGGTCAATACTGTTCCTGAAGCTCTTTCTGATTGCATTGATAAAAAGCAATGGCAACAAGCCCTTcag GTGTTTGAGATGTTAAAGAAGCAACCATTTTATCAACCAAAAGAAGGTACTTACATGAGGCTCCTTGTTCTTCTTGGAAGATGTGGGCAACCAGGACAGGCTCAACAGCTTTTTGATTCAATGATTGAAGAGGGACTCGAACCTACTCCAGAACTTTATACGGCCTTGATTGGTGCTTATTGTAGAAGTAACATACTTGACAAGGCATTTTCTCTTCTTAATGCTATGATTGACCTACCTCATTGTCAGCCAGATGTTTACACCTATAGTATATTAATCAAGGCATGTGTGGATGCTAGCCGATTTGATTTGGTTGAGTCACTTTATGAACAAATGGCTGATCGTTCCATAGTTCCTAATACTGTCACTCAGAATATAGTCTTGAGTGGTTATGGTAGGGCAGGCAAGTATGCAGAAATGGAGAAAGTGCTTGTAGGGATGCTAGAGAGTGCTGACAGCAAACCTGATGAATGGACTATGAACACTATCCTGAGCATATTTTGCAACAAGGGGCTGATTGTAATGATGGAGAGATGGTATGAAAAATTCTGTAATTTTGGGATTGAGCCTGAAACGCGGACATTTAATATCCTCATTGGTGCTTACGGGAAGAGAAAGATGTATGATAAAATGTCATCTGTAATGGAGTACATGCGTAAACTCTCATTTCCATGGACAACATCAACATACAATAATGTCATTGAGGCGTTTTCAGATGCAGGTGAGGCAAAGCATATGGAATACACCTTTGATCAAATGCGTGCCGAAGGGATGAAAGCTGACACCAAGACCTTTTGCTGCCTCGTCAGGGGATATGCAAATGCAGGCCTTTTTCATAAG GCTGAGGACGTAATGGAGATGGAGAGGGTTTTCAAGCGAATGAAAGACAAGCAATGTCAACCTGATCTCATGACTTACTCTACTATGATAGATGCATACCAGAAAGAAGGCATGACAGACAAAGTTTATGATTTGGAACAAGAAAAGCTCATGATGGTTGCCATTCACTCCAATGACAGCCACAATGATGAAAAAAAGCTAGAGCTGCTGCCTACTTGA
- the LOC107022136 gene encoding uncharacterized protein LOC107022136 produces the protein MADATSLAPAGWEVHVGFRLFLLDHNNDNYLVFQAFNNPENGYVADDTCVLGEEVYVRHEKFQGRQDCLPVVKDPISYKYTWKINKFSALTADCLDSNTFMVAEHKWKIQVYPKGKGSGTGNHLSIYLALAEPTSLSQGSQIYADFTMRILDRVNAQHYLGKGTKQQSRTLKVNDVKMLKRLMDHYYVIIMHTTFGCSQLLVQWITDGLRMAKIYINWVFQFARSWLSGHGHLCYRG, from the exons ATGGCGGATGCAACCTCACTAGCACCTGCAGGTTGGGAGGTCCATGTTGGTTTTCGACTGTTTTTGCTTGATCACAACAATGACAACTACTTGGTCTTCCAAG CTTTCAACAATCCAGAAAATGGGTATGTTGCAGATGACACGTGTGTCTTAGGAGAAGAGGTATATGTGCGTCATGAAAAGTTCCAAGGTAGACAAGACTGTCTCCCCGTGGTGAAAGACCCTATTAGCTATAAGTACACCTGGAAGATCAACAAGTTCTCTGCTCTTACTGCAGATTGTCTagattctaacaccttcatggTAGCAGAACATAAATG GAAGATACAGGTATACCCCAAGGGCAAAGGGAGTGGAACAGGCAACCATCTATCAATATACTTGGCATTGGCAGAACCAACCAGCCTTTCTCAGGGTAGTCAAATATATGCAGATTTTACAATGCGTATCCTTGATCGAGTTAATGCCCAACATTACTTGGGCAAAGGTACTAAACAGCAGTCGAGAACTTTAAAAGTTAATGATGTAAAAATGTTGAAAAGATTAATGGATCATTACTACGTAATCATCATGCATACGACTTTTGGTTGCAGCCAACTATTGGTTCAGTGGATCACAGACGGTTTGCGGATGGCCAAGATTTATATCAATTGGGTATTTCAGTTTGCCAGGAGCTGGCTTTCTGGTCATGGACACTTGTGTTATAGAGGCTGA
- the LOC107008220 gene encoding pentatricopeptide repeat-containing protein At3g06430, chloroplastic-like isoform X1, whose translation MTSGSFTLSSSSSLFPSSTSIGGCRRIITGVGLYRLCSAVAATTSSSRIAFERKKHWKEGEYPGFSEVSVSHLNNKKGRRTPINKKIDRKNTANPWVNTVPEALSDCIDKKQWQQALQVFEMLKKQPFYQPKEGTYMRLLVLLGRCGQPGQAQQLFDSMIEEGLEPTPELYTALIGAYCRSNILDKAFSLLNAMIDLPHCQPDVYTYSILIKACVDASRFDLVESLYEQMADRSIVPNTVTQNIVLSGYGRAGKYAEMEKVLVGMLESADSKPDEWTMNTILSIFCNKGLIVMMERWYEKFCNFGIEPETRTFNILIGAYGKRKMYDKMSSVMEYMRKLSFPWTTSTYNNVIEAFSDAGEAKHMEYTFDQMRAEGMKADTKTFCCLVRGYANAGLFHKVINTVQLAGKLEIPENTSLFNSVIYACAKAEDVMEMERVFKRMKDKQCQPDLMTYSTMIDAYQKEGMTDKVYDLEQEKLMMVAIHSNDSHNDEKKLELLPT comes from the exons ATGACGAGTGGTTCCTTTACtttatcttcctcttcttcGCTTTTCCCCTCCTCGACTTCTATTGGTGGTTGCCGTCGTATCATAACCGGCGTCGGCCTCTACCGCCTTTGCAGCGCTGTGGCCGCCACAACCTCTTCTTCTAGGATTGCATTTGAGAGGAAGAAACATTGGAAAGAAGGTGAATACCCAGGTTTCTCTGAAGTTTCCGTTTCGCACCTGAACAACAAGAAGGGGAGGAGGACCcctattaacaaaaaaatagataGAAAGAATACCGCCAATCCTTGGGTCAATACTGTTCCTGAAGCTCTTTCTGATTGCATTGATAAAAAGCAATGGCAACAAGCCCTTcag GTGTTTGAGATGTTAAAGAAGCAACCATTTTATCAACCAAAAGAAGGTACTTACATGAGGCTCCTTGTTCTTCTTGGAAGATGTGGGCAACCAGGACAGGCTCAACAGCTTTTTGATTCAATGATTGAAGAGGGACTCGAACCTACTCCAGAACTTTATACGGCCTTGATTGGTGCTTATTGTAGAAGTAACATACTTGACAAGGCATTTTCTCTTCTTAATGCTATGATTGACCTACCTCATTGTCAGCCAGATGTTTACACCTATAGTATATTAATCAAGGCATGTGTGGATGCTAGCCGATTTGATTTGGTTGAGTCACTTTATGAACAAATGGCTGATCGTTCCATAGTTCCTAATACTGTCACTCAGAATATAGTCTTGAGTGGTTATGGTAGGGCAGGCAAGTATGCAGAAATGGAGAAAGTGCTTGTAGGGATGCTAGAGAGTGCTGACAGCAAACCTGATGAATGGACTATGAACACTATCCTGAGCATATTTTGCAACAAGGGGCTGATTGTAATGATGGAGAGATGGTATGAAAAATTCTGTAATTTTGGGATTGAGCCTGAAACGCGGACATTTAATATCCTCATTGGTGCTTACGGGAAGAGAAAGATGTATGATAAAATGTCATCTGTAATGGAGTACATGCGTAAACTCTCATTTCCATGGACAACATCAACATACAATAATGTCATTGAGGCGTTTTCAGATGCAGGTGAGGCAAAGCATATGGAATACACCTTTGATCAAATGCGTGCCGAAGGGATGAAAGCTGACACCAAGACCTTTTGCTGCCTCGTCAGGGGATATGCAAATGCAGGCCTTTTTCATAAGGTGATCAACACTGTCCAGTTAGCTGGGAAATTGGAGATCCCTGAAAATACTTCCTTATTCAATTCTGTTATTTATGCGTGTGCAAAGGCTGAGGACGTAATGGAGATGGAGAGGGTTTTCAAGCGAATGAAAGACAAGCAATGTCAACCTGATCTCATGACTTACTCTACTATGATAGATGCATACCAGAAAGAAGGCATGACAGACAAAGTTTATGATTTGGAACAAGAAAAGCTCATGATGGTTGCCATTCACTCCAATGACAGCCACAATGATGAAAAAAAGCTAGAGCTGCTGCCTACTTGA